The DNA window ACGCGCCCCCGGGCGTCGAGGTGCCCGGCACCGCGCCGCGGCGCTGTCGTGCCCGCATCGGGAGGATCTCCTAACGACGGGGCGAAGCCCCGAGCATATGATCATCACCCGCAGCCCACTCCGCATCACGCTCGGCGGCGGCGGCACCGATCTCCCTTCGTACTATCGCGAGCACGGGGGCTTCGTGATCGGCGGCGCCATCGACAAATACGTGTACATCACCCTGCACCGCACGTTCGTCCCGCACCTGATCATCAAGTACTCCAAGACCGAGCGCGTCACGGCCCTCGAGGACATCCAGCATCCGATCATCCGAGAGGCGCTGCGGCTGACGGAGGTCGCGATCGCCAGCTTGGAGTTGACGAGCATGGCGGACATCCCCGCCGGCACCGGGCTCGGCTCGTCCGGCAGCTTCACGACCGGCCTCCTCAAGGCGCTCCACACGTTCAAGAAGAACCTGGTCCATCCGGAGGAACTGGCCGAGCAGGCGTGCCGCATCGAGATCGACATCCTCGGCGAACCCGTCGGGAAACAGGATCAGTACGTCTCGGCGTACGGCGGGGTCGCCTGCTTCCGCTTCCTGCCGAACGGGCGCGTCGAGGCGGAACCGCTCAAGACCGATCCCGACACGCTCTCCACCCTCGAGGACAACCTGGTCTTGTTCTTCACGGGCTACTCTCGGGCGGCCTCGGAGATCCTGCGGGACCAGGACGACCGGAGCAAGTCCCGCGATGCGACGATGCTGGACGAGCTGCACTTCGTGAAAGATCTCGGTCTGAAGAGCCGAGACGCTCTCGAGCAGGGAGATCTGGGACGGTTTGCGGAGCTGTTGAACGTTCACTGGGAGCACAAGCGGCGCCGCTCCCGCGGCATGTCGAACAGCCAGATCGACGATTGGTACGCGCTAGGGATGCGCCACGGTGCGCTCGGGGGCAAGCTGATCGGCGCCGGCGGCGGCGGGTTTTTGATGTTCTACGCCGAGGACAAGGTCCATCTCCGCCGCGCGATGCGCCAGGCCGGCCTCCCCGAGGTCAGGTTCCGCTTCGACTTCGAGGGCACGAAGATCATCACCCAGTCGTAGCCCGGCGAGAGACGCCCCGGCGCGCCGATGCGGATCCTGCTGGTGGACACCACGCTGTACCGTCCCACCACGCCGCTGTTCC is part of the bacterium genome and encodes:
- a CDS encoding galactokinase, coding for MIITRSPLRITLGGGGTDLPSYYREHGGFVIGGAIDKYVYITLHRTFVPHLIIKYSKTERVTALEDIQHPIIREALRLTEVAIASLELTSMADIPAGTGLGSSGSFTTGLLKALHTFKKNLVHPEELAEQACRIEIDILGEPVGKQDQYVSAYGGVACFRFLPNGRVEAEPLKTDPDTLSTLEDNLVLFFTGYSRAASEILRDQDDRSKSRDATMLDELHFVKDLGLKSRDALEQGDLGRFAELLNVHWEHKRRRSRGMSNSQIDDWYALGMRHGALGGKLIGAGGGGFLMFYAEDKVHLRRAMRQAGLPEVRFRFDFEGTKIITQS